One segment of Herbaspirillum hiltneri N3 DNA contains the following:
- a CDS encoding ABC transporter ATP-binding protein, with amino-acid sequence MDKQIENTVPLIDARGIVKRFGERKPRPFERQLSARGWMRPAAVTQALDGVDLHVMPGEVVGLVGESGCGKSTLGRIVSGLLAPSMGEVLVDGVDRKDFSAQDTQAARRKVQMIFQNPYASLNPRLRVDQIVGEAALIHGMADKAGLDDYVSAQLLRAGLDPELRDRYPHQFSGGQRQRIGIARALAVQPAMLVCDEAVAALDVSIQAQILNLFSDLREQLGLTYLFISHDLGVVEHVSDRVVIMYLGRIVESAAVDELFARPNHPYTQALLAEVPRLQARNKSFTAIKGEIPSPLDPPPGCHFNPRCPHAMPRCRTEVPALKEVAPGHRSACHLNDQ; translated from the coding sequence ATGGATAAGCAGATCGAAAATACCGTCCCGCTGATCGACGCGCGCGGCATCGTCAAGCGCTTCGGCGAGCGCAAGCCGCGTCCGTTCGAGCGGCAACTGTCGGCGCGCGGCTGGATGCGTCCCGCTGCCGTGACGCAAGCGCTTGACGGCGTCGACCTGCATGTGATGCCGGGAGAAGTGGTCGGCCTGGTCGGCGAGTCGGGTTGCGGCAAGTCGACCCTGGGCCGCATCGTCAGCGGTTTGCTGGCGCCGTCGATGGGCGAGGTGCTGGTCGACGGTGTCGATCGCAAGGACTTCAGCGCACAAGATACCCAGGCGGCGCGGCGCAAGGTGCAGATGATCTTCCAGAATCCCTACGCCAGCCTCAATCCGCGCCTGCGCGTCGACCAGATCGTCGGCGAAGCGGCGCTGATTCACGGCATGGCCGACAAGGCCGGTCTCGATGATTACGTCAGCGCGCAACTGCTGCGCGCGGGGCTCGATCCGGAGCTGCGCGACCGCTATCCGCACCAGTTCAGCGGCGGCCAGCGCCAGCGTATCGGCATCGCGCGCGCGCTGGCGGTGCAGCCGGCAATGCTGGTCTGCGACGAAGCGGTGGCGGCGCTGGACGTGTCTATCCAGGCGCAGATCCTGAACCTCTTTTCGGACCTGCGCGAGCAGCTCGGGCTGACTTATCTGTTCATCAGCCACGATCTCGGCGTGGTCGAGCACGTGTCGGATCGCGTGGTCATCATGTATCTGGGGCGCATCGTCGAGAGCGCCGCGGTCGACGAACTGTTCGCCCGTCCGAACCACCCGTACACCCAGGCCTTGCTGGCTGAAGTGCCGCGCCTGCAGGCGCGCAACAAGTCCTTCACGGCGATCAAGGGCGAAATCCCGAGTCCGCTCGATCCGCCGCCGGGCTGCCATTTCAACCCGCGCTGCCCGCATGCGATGCCGCGTTGCCGCACGGAGGTCCCGGCGTTGAAAGAGGTCGCGCCGGGACATCGGAGCGCCTGTCATTTGAACGATCAGTAA
- a CDS encoding ABC transporter ATP-binding protein, with the protein MSAHDSVPTLEVRNLRTHFHTPAGVLPAVDDVSLTLERGRILGLVGESGSGKTVTGFSILGLLDAPGRIVGGQILFQGRDLVTLDKKTLRSLQGNRIAMIFQDPMMTLNPVLRVEAQMIDAVLAHSKISREQARELARDTLGSMGIASPDERLRAYPHQLSGGMRQRVAIAIALLHKPDLIIADEPTTALDVTIQAQILSEVQKLARLNGTALIWITHDLSVVAGLADDIAVMYSGRIVEQGTVAEVLDRPQHPYTQGLIGSLPGNNRRGQRLRQIPGLTPNLLHLPPTCAFAARCERVSEQCLTRPEITEPLPGHLVRCFHPAIQPETVELQHG; encoded by the coding sequence ATGAGCGCGCACGACTCCGTTCCTACTCTCGAAGTTCGCAATCTGCGTACGCATTTCCACACGCCCGCCGGCGTGCTGCCGGCGGTTGACGACGTCTCGCTGACGCTGGAACGCGGCCGTATCCTCGGGCTGGTGGGCGAGTCTGGTTCGGGCAAGACCGTGACCGGCTTTTCCATTCTCGGGCTGCTGGATGCGCCGGGCCGGATTGTCGGCGGGCAGATATTGTTCCAGGGCCGCGACCTGGTGACGCTCGACAAGAAGACGCTGCGCAGCCTGCAGGGTAATCGCATCGCCATGATCTTCCAGGACCCGATGATGACGCTGAACCCGGTCCTGCGCGTGGAAGCGCAGATGATCGACGCCGTGCTCGCGCACAGCAAGATCAGCCGCGAGCAGGCGCGTGAACTGGCGCGCGATACCCTGGGATCGATGGGCATCGCCAGTCCGGACGAACGGCTGCGCGCCTATCCGCATCAACTGTCGGGCGGCATGCGCCAGCGCGTGGCGATCGCCATCGCCTTGCTGCACAAGCCAGACCTGATCATTGCAGACGAGCCGACCACTGCGCTCGACGTCACCATCCAGGCGCAGATCCTGTCGGAGGTGCAAAAGCTGGCGCGCCTGAACGGCACCGCGCTGATCTGGATCACGCACGATCTTTCGGTCGTGGCGGGACTGGCGGACGACATTGCGGTGATGTATTCCGGCCGCATCGTCGAGCAAGGCACGGTCGCCGAGGTGCTTGATCGCCCGCAGCATCCTTATACCCAGGGTCTGATCGGCAGCCTGCCGGGCAACAACCGGCGCGGTCAGCGGCTGCGCCAGATTCCCGGCCTGACGCCGAACCTGCTGCACCTGCCGCCGACCTGCGCGTTCGCGGCGCGCTGCGAGCGGGTCAGCGAACAGTGCCTGACACGGCCGGAAATCACCGAGCCCTTGCCGGGCCATCTGGTGCGCTGTTTCCACCCGGCGATACAGCCCGAAACAGTGGAGTTGCAGCATGGATAA
- a CDS encoding ABC transporter permease translates to MTRQEVRAKVAALSAFQPPRRESPWRGVLRSFIASRTAMFGLAVAALLMIAALAAPWLTPQNPYDLMQLDVLDARLPPGTANGLGTYTYWLGTDGQGRDLYSGILYGLRISVGIGVGSALLAGVIGTLVGLLAAYAGGKVDALLMRLADLVLSFPSILVSMLILAYLGKGIFNVMATLVVLEWAYYARTARGQALVERQKEYVEAARGLGVSGWRIMVRHILPNCLPPLIVIGALQIARAITLEATLSFLGLGVPITEPSLGLLISNGYQYMLSGEYWISFYPGIALLIVIVAINLVGDRLRDVMNPRWQK, encoded by the coding sequence ATGACCCGGCAGGAAGTGCGCGCCAAGGTTGCCGCCTTGTCGGCATTCCAGCCTCCACGCCGCGAATCGCCGTGGCGCGGCGTCTTGCGCAGTTTCATCGCATCCAGGACGGCGATGTTCGGTCTCGCCGTCGCCGCGCTGCTGATGATCGCGGCGCTGGCCGCACCGTGGCTGACGCCGCAGAATCCCTACGACCTGATGCAACTCGACGTGCTCGACGCGCGCCTGCCGCCCGGCACGGCCAACGGCCTCGGCACCTATACCTACTGGCTGGGGACGGACGGGCAGGGGCGCGATCTGTATTCCGGCATCCTGTACGGCCTGCGCATCAGCGTCGGCATCGGCGTCGGTTCGGCGCTGCTGGCCGGCGTGATCGGCACTTTGGTCGGGTTGCTGGCGGCGTATGCCGGCGGCAAGGTCGATGCGCTGCTGATGCGTCTGGCCGATCTGGTGCTGTCGTTTCCCTCCATCCTGGTGTCGATGCTGATCCTGGCGTATCTGGGCAAGGGCATCTTCAACGTCATGGCGACGCTGGTGGTGCTGGAGTGGGCCTACTACGCCCGCACTGCGCGCGGCCAGGCGCTGGTCGAGCGGCAAAAGGAATACGTCGAAGCCGCACGCGGCCTGGGCGTCTCGGGCTGGCGCATCATGGTGCGCCACATCCTGCCGAACTGCCTGCCGCCGCTGATCGTCATCGGCGCCTTGCAGATCGCGCGCGCCATCACGCTGGAGGCGACACTGAGCTTCCTCGGCCTCGGTGTACCGATCACCGAGCCGTCGCTGGGCCTGCTGATTTCCAACGGTTATCAATACATGTTGTCGGGCGAATACTGGATCAGTTTCTATCCCGGCATCGCGCTGCTGATCGTGATCGTGGCGATCAACCTGGTCGGTGATCGCCTGCGCGACGTCATGAATCCGAGGTGGCAGAAATGA
- a CDS encoding ABC transporter permease: MSGAILRSVLQALAVLLLMTVIVFFGLHMIGNPVDTLIGPDVDQVDRLRIIKELGFDQPIWRQYLAFLNGALHGNLGNSFVYNEPAIKLIFQRLPATLELAFAALILAVLIGIPLGLLAGLFPENVFSRMIMTGSILGFSLPTFWIGLMLIMAFSVSLGWLPSGGRGETAGLFGVQWSWLTVDGLRHLILPALNLSLFKISLVIRLTRANVREVLPMDFVKFARAKGLAPLRVVLMYVLRNTLIPLVTILGLEFGSTIAFAVVTESIFAWPGSGKLILDSINALDRPVIVTYMMVIVCLFVTLNLIVDVLYKLLDPRVRVEAEVAA; the protein is encoded by the coding sequence ATGAGCGGCGCCATTTTGCGCAGCGTCTTGCAGGCGCTCGCGGTGCTGCTGCTGATGACGGTGATCGTCTTCTTCGGCTTGCACATGATCGGCAATCCGGTCGACACCCTGATCGGCCCCGACGTCGACCAGGTCGATCGCCTGCGCATCATCAAGGAGCTCGGCTTCGACCAGCCGATCTGGCGCCAGTACCTGGCCTTCCTCAACGGCGCGCTGCACGGCAACCTCGGCAACAGTTTCGTCTACAACGAACCGGCCATCAAACTGATCTTCCAGCGCCTGCCGGCGACGCTGGAGCTGGCCTTCGCGGCGCTGATTCTGGCGGTGCTGATCGGCATTCCGCTGGGTCTGCTGGCGGGCCTGTTTCCGGAAAACGTCTTTTCTCGCATGATCATGACCGGCAGCATCCTCGGCTTTTCGCTGCCGACCTTCTGGATCGGCCTGATGCTGATCATGGCCTTCAGCGTTTCGCTTGGCTGGCTGCCGTCGGGTGGGCGCGGCGAGACGGCCGGGCTGTTCGGCGTGCAATGGTCATGGCTGACGGTCGACGGTCTGCGCCATCTGATCCTGCCGGCGCTTAACCTGTCGCTGTTCAAGATATCGCTGGTGATCCGGCTCACGCGCGCCAACGTGCGCGAAGTGCTGCCGATGGATTTCGTCAAGTTCGCCCGCGCCAAGGGGCTGGCGCCATTGCGGGTGGTGCTGATGTACGTGCTGCGCAATACGCTGATTCCGCTGGTGACCATCCTCGGGCTGGAGTTCGGCTCGACCATCGCGTTCGCGGTGGTGACCGAGAGCATCTTCGCCTGGCCCGGTTCCGGCAAGCTGATCCTCGACAGCATCAATGCGCTCGACCGTCCCGTCATCGTGACCTACATGATGGTGATCGTCTGCTTGTTCGTCACGCTTAACCTGATCGTCGACGTGCTCTATAAACTGCTGGATCCGCGCGTGCGGGTCGAAGCGGAGGTGGCGGCATGA